The genomic stretch aggctccctctacctctctttctctccctctatctctctttctctccctctatctctctttctctccctctatctctctttctctccctctatctctctttcaggctccctctacctctctttctctccctctatctctctttcaggctccctctacctctctttctctccctctatctctctttcaggctccctctacctctctttctctccctctatctctttcaggctccctctacctctctttctctccctctatctctctttctctccctctatctctctttctcaccctctatctctctttcaggctccctctacctctctttctcaccctctatctctctttcaggctccctctacctctctttctctccctctatctctctttcaggctccctctacctctctttctctccctctatctctctttcaggctccctctacctctctttctctccctctacctctctttctctccctctatctctctttcaggCTCCCTCTaccgctctttctctccctctatctctctttcaggctccctctacctctctttctctccctctatctctctttcaggctccctctacctctctttcaggctccctctacctctctctctctcgatcttgttctctctcttcatccatctttctctctcctctttctctgtctttatctctatttcttcacctctctctctctccctctcctgtgttTTCAGTTTCTATGTGGTGTGGCCTCTGATATGACCATTTCCTCTCTTACAACTGTCATTTCTATTAAAGGGAACATGAACTTCCACTTTTCAATCAATTCTCGTCTGGAGGCTGTGTGTAACGTTCTTTATTATAGCAGGAAGAAAAGGAGAATAATCTAGTATGTTAGACATTATTAACTTAACCCTCGTCATTAGATAACGTGTCTTTAGATGTTAATTTAGCTCTCTTGTTCTTGTGCACTGGCTGTTTGCTATATCACACTATTTATTTGATCCTCATTTaatcagttaattaagaacaaattattatttacaatgacggcctacaggggaacactgggttaactgccttgttcaggggcagaatgacagatttttaccttgtcagctcgggggatccaatctagCACCCTCTCGGTTAATGGCCCAAaataaccactatgctacctgccataTTGCATTGGACATACTATATAATTAGTATGGATGTCTTGACATGGACAGAGATTGATTCACACGGTTTGTAAAAATGGGATAGTGATCGCTCTGCTCGGGCTTCACCTAGCGTCACCCCTCACCATAGACGGACGCGTGGAACCAACTGAGGTGATTTCAATAACGCATAATGATAAATACTAACAAATAGCTTGTTTATAAATACTGTTTAAACCTACAACTCCATTAGCTGTGATATAAATCACATTCAGTGTCCAGAAGAGAGCGGGAGCTGATACACCAATTTCATTTCATACTGTGATTTCCTACGCGTGATAATCGCCGAAGGAGTGTTGGCTGCGTGGACTGTTTTCTGTGATTGTTTCACTGTACAGATAATCACACATCACAGAGATACAGTACAAACATGACTCCGCTGTGTGAGGGAGAAAAAAGCTGAAAACTGCGTCCTCCCCCCTTTTACTCTGCTTTAAAATAATGTTTGAGAGGAAAGTGAGGGAGGGGAGCACGCGCCCACACGcatgcgccccccccccccccccccgttactCTGCGAGTTGTCGGTAATAAGTGAATGAATGACCTTATCGTTGTCGTCGTGTGATTGTCTCTGGTGGTAGTGAGGGATTGGGGCTTTGAAGATAATAAAGCTACGCTtcactgtttctcctctctcagtCTCACTCATTGATGCGCGGGAAGTGACCCTCAGCCAGAGAGGAGGTGATATAGCCTCGACTACCGACGCAGCTCTGCTCGGCGCTAAACAGCGGATATACAGTGAACAAACACCTGTagtctttttgtttgtttgttgttgtctgTACCCAACGGCCTCTTCTCGGTTCGTTCGTGATCTGATGATCCATGAGGACCTGATTATTTCAAGACTGCTGAACATCACTCCAATCTCTAGTCCGTCGCGTCGCCATGTCAGTTTGGTGAACTTTACGCAAACgagaggatatatatatatatacacagctgGAGTgttgaagcacgggggtgcctGATCTGAAGTTAGCCGTCTGTTCTGCGTAACTCGGGCTTTTAGAAAGGTGAGTTGAGGAGGAAGTATTTTAATAACATATTAGATTTGGATTATATTCACTTTTTCCATAATATATAAATCCGTCGATGACGCACCCGGATGAAAGTGAGTTACTGATTCCTCATTGTTCTTATTTATATTTTAACGtgattctacatctgcattgctctctgtttggggtttttaggctgggggtttctgtacagcactttgtgacatcagctgattgatattgttctagtctaattAAATGCCGATCTTCCTCTTTCCGGTAATGACCTGTTATCATCTTGTTtgttccttgatgatctttttgttgttgttttttttggtaACATTTCATCACTATAAAGCCATGTTGTGGATGTCAGATGTGTGCTTTTGAGACGTGGCACACTTTTTCAGGTGTGTCTTTCCAATGAGGTGATGGCCATTGTGgtctacctttttttaaagataaTAAAATAATCTAGATTTTTTTCTTTTAGCTCGACATATGGAAGGACTGTTGTAATATGGACCGATTGTTCTGAAATGTAAACAACGTGAGAAAAAAAATTGCATTTGGGATTTATTTTATTAATCTTTATGAAATATTTCGGATAGATGCCACTGGATTCTCTTTTTCATTCTGGTCTGAAATAGCCTCAGACTCTCATTACTAGTAGGGTTCTGTATGTACACTGAAAAACTACATCCCGCTGAGAAAAAAAAAGGGTTTAGCAGAGATCCCCAACTGGCGGCCTGCGGGCCGAATTTGGCCCGGGTAGTGATTTTTATTTCCCCCTCTCATCAAATTtttctaaacaattgttggacataaaagacacAGAAAAAAAgccaccagcaaatcagctccaagtaaTTTTAATTTAGTAAATCTGTTGCAAAGTATTCCCAtgtaaaatagagagagagagatatctgaTCTATACAATTGTAAGGTTTGAATTGATTTATTTTTTGACAAATACTTTAATCTGTTTTGGCTTTTCTTGCGGTCAATttacagtctacaaatgatttgtaattctATTTCGGCTCCCTGATCATCCGCGCAAGACAACATCGTCCTGtggctgaatgtagttgatgatccctggggtAAAGACTGGCAGTACGAACGCAGAGCACGATGGGTTTATGTTAGGAGATTAGGGCGCCGCGAAGGGGGGGAAGCATATGCCTTTGTCATCTGCTGTCATTTTGTTCGCTTGCCTGTCACTCGCCAAGCACCCTGCgactgtgtgctgtgtgctgcctggACGATTTCATTTCATAGTCGAGCACTGTTGTGACAAACGCGGTTTTACATCACCGTGTGGCGCTGGGTGATAGCGGACCCgtgattctctctctcgctcctttttTTCCCCATTCTGTGTTTGTGCGCGCGGACGAGGTGGGATTGTTACACATAACAAAAGATAGCCACCCTCGGTGAGAAAACGGAACGTGCGTGCATACAGCTGGCTGATTGCTCACTTGGCCATAgagagataatccatccatcggGTGAATTTAGGATTCTGGGTTCGGACTGATCTCTTGTTGCATGGTGGTTCGGGCTCCCGACGAGGGTCAACAAATGCAGAAAGGGGAGAAAAGTTTCGGTAAGAGAAAGAGGTTTCTTTGCGTTATATTGTTCTGCGGCCaggtttgggttgtgttttgttaATGTGTGGCTCTGTGCCGTTATTCATTGTTGTTTCTATGTGATGCGCGGAGCCGAGAAGTTAAACAATGTTTCAGTCTGTCTGATTATCATGTAGTCGTCCTGCATGCGGAGTCTATCTATCCGCGCTGCAGCAAAATTGCCTGTTCACTGTTTAGTCTATCTAATCTAATCAGTCAATAGAGATTGATAgaagaattttaaaaaacattaaaaaaaaaccaTTTACAATATAACACATCGTTTTGAAGGCTACGAATTtaccatcccatctctctctcttctcttcctgttctctgtgtgtgttttttattctGTCGTCGTGTTGTGAgctgcatcaacaacaacaaaaaaaggattTCTCCTTTAGCTGCCTTTTACCGAGCACTCTGCTGCCATGACAACCGTAATTAAACCGATAACCGGGTGAAAATGTCACAGCATCTCGGTGTCGCGCAGCAGTGATGCGGttgaaaaaaggggggggggggggggggaatcaaatTGGCTCTTTGCtgtttgctctctctccctctatctctctctcgtcaCCTCGGCGTGTCAGGCAACAGATAACATTTTACCTCCGGTTACTGTTGTtgttatttgggggggggggggggggggggggtactgtgacACACAGgaataggttactgtagtctatgtgatgtgtgtgtcatTAGTCTCTCTGTCCTACAAGGACAAGAGGCAGAGGAGGCAATGCTACAGCAGCCGAATGATTGAGCCtacacccactgggcacagacgttaaTTCACCGTCTATTCCACGTCGGTTCCAACGTTCGTTTTTTAAAAtagaaatgacgtggaaacaactgtaaattaaaaattaaaaagtgTGTGTTAAAAGTGGGTAGTCTATAgaaataaacaaatacatttagGTCCCAGAAAGCAGCTGTAATTTCCTTCTGTTTATGGTATGATATTCTGTTCCACGCTTCCCCTTTGGCAGTTGTTGGAAAATCGACGTGCCCCCCCAAAAATACAGCTTTCCCGACGTCATTTTAACAGCGCTTCTGTTGCTTTGAGGGAGTCATCATGTGGGGAATCAATTCCGACGGGGTCctaaacctatgaggagaggagaccagggagtcaaacctcttacttctctaaacctatgaggagaggagaggagaccagggagtcaaacctcttacttctctaaacctatgaggagaggagaccagggagtcaaacctcttacttctctaaacctatgaggagaggagaggagacctgggagtcaaacctcttacttctctaaacctatgaggagaggagaccagggagtcaaacctcttacttctctaaacctatgaggagcggagaccagggagtcaaacctcttacttctctaaacctatgaggagaggagaggagaccagggagtcaaacctcttacttctctaaacctatgaggagaggagaccagggagtcaaacctcttacttctctaaacctatgaggagaggagaccagggagtcaaacctcttacttctctaaacctatgaggaggggagaccagggagtcaaacctcttacttctctaaacctatgaggagaggaggggagaccagggagtcaaacctcttacttctctaaacctatgaggaggggagaccagggagtcaaacctcttacttctctaaacctatgaggagaggagaccatggagtcaaacctcttacttctctaaacctatgaggagaggagaccagggagtcaaacctcttacttctctaaacctatgaggagaggagaccatggagtcaaacctcttacttctctaaacctatgaggagaggagaccagggagtcaaacctcttacttctctaaacctatgaggagaggagaccagggagtcaaacctcttacttctctaaacctatgaggagaggagaccagggagtcaaacctcttacttctctaaacctatgaggagaggaggggagaccagggagtcaaacctcttacttctctaaacctatgaggagaagagaccagggagtcaaacctcttacttctctaaacctatgaggagaagagaccagggagtcaaacctcttacttctctaaacctatgaggagaggagaccagggagtcaaacctcttacttctctaaacctatgaggagaggagaggagaccagggagtcaaacctcttacttctctaaacctatgaggagaggagaccagggagtcaaacctcttacttctctaaacctatgaggagaggagaccagggagtcaaacctcttacttctctaaacctatgaggaggggagaccagggagtcaaacctcttacttctctaaacctatgaggagaagagaccagggagtcaaacctcttacttcactaaacctatgaggagaggagaggagaccagggagtcaaacctcttacttctctaaacctatgaggagggaaggggagaccagggagtcaaacctcttacttctctaaacctatgaggagaggagaggagaccagggagtcaaacctcttacttctctaaacctatgaggaggggaggggagacctGGGAGTCAAAtctcttacttctctaaacctatgaggagaggagaccagcgagtcaaacctcttacttctctaaacctatgaggagaggagaccagggagtcaaacctcttacttcttTGGGTTGTTTGATTGGTTACGAGGAGCGGTGACTTTGTTGTGCTAACGAGGATGAGACGGGGATGAGATGGGGATGAGACTACGGATGAGACTACGGATGAGACGGGGCTGAGACGGGGATGAGACGGGGCTGAGACGGGGATGAGACTACGGATGAGACGGGGCTGAGACGGGGATGAGACTACGGATGAGACGGGGATGAGACGGGCCTGTGTGTGGATGAGTGGTATTAAACAATGGGAGCAGAGCCCTCACACAACTCAATCAGGCCAATTAGCGGATCAGCAGTTCAcaacagacagaaaacagacaggggggggggggacttctcTCATTACGGCGGAACCCGTTTGATGGCGTTTTCTCCCcctctgatttaaaaaaaaaacattcatttgAATTGGATCTGAatgagagctttcaggaaaagcTCTAGTCACTATTGTGGGGGcagtggtggttagagtgtagaggcggcagggtagcctagtggttagagcgttggactagtaaccggaatggttgcaagttcaaatccctgagctgacaaggtacaaatctgttgttctgcccctgaacaaggcagttaacccactgttcctaggccgtcattgaaaataagaatttgttcttaactgacttgcctggttaaataaagggtcaaataaataaataaattgtgttATGTGAGTAATGTACAGACTGGCCTGGTTAGAAGGACCCTGACTGAGGCACCCTGTGGAAGGTCTTGATGCAGTGAACAGTGTTCACACAATCAGAAAGAACATTGTCATAGACTTTCTACGTAGGGGATCATTTCACAGTAGATGAAGTAGTTTAGATTTATTGCATATTTGCAGATGCTGGGTTATGGAATTGTATCACTTGTTACTATGTAATAATCCGTTTGTCAACAAGGAAACTAGGAAGCCATTTCCTCGTACAGTTTGAAGGGAACAGCGCATTGTGACATCACAGCCACAAAACACATAAACAAATAACAGTTTGCAAACAACAAACCTTCACGGAACAACACAGTCCTTCACTCTTTACAGGAATAACACAGTCCTTCACTCTTTACGGGAATAACACAGTCCTTCACTCTTTACGGGAATAACACAGTACTTCACTCTTTACGGGAATACCACAGTCCTTCACTCTTTACGGGAATAACACAGTCCTTCACTCTTTACGGGAATAACACAGTCCTTCACTCTTTACGGGAATAACACAGTCCTTCACTCTTTACGGGAATAACACAGTCCTTCACTCTTTACAGGAATAACACAGTCCTTCACTCTTTACGGGAATAACACAGTCCTTCACTCTTTACGGGAATAACACAGTCCTTCACTCTTTACGGGAATAACACAGTCCTTCACTCTTTACGGGAATAACACAGTCCTTCACTCTTTACAGGAATAACACAGTCCTTCACTCTTTACCAGAATAACACAGTCCTTCACTCTTTACGGGAATAACACAGTCCTTCACTCTTAACGGGAATAACACAGTCCTTCACTCTTTACGGGAATAACACAGTTCTTCACTCTTTACGGGAATAACACAGTCCTTCACTCTTTACGGGAATAACACAGTCCTTCACTCTTTACAGGAATAACACAGTCCTTCACTCTTTACGGGAATAACACAGTCCTTCACTCTTTACGGGAATAACACAGTCCTTCACTCTTTACGGGAATAACACAGTCCTTCACTCTTTACGGGAATAACACAGTCCTTCACTCTTTACAGGAATAACACAGTCCTTCACTCTTTACGGGAATAACACAGTCCTTCACTCTTTACAGGAATAACACAGTCCTTCACTCTTTACTGGAATAACACAGTCCTTCACTCTTTACGGGAATACCACAGTCCTTCACTCTTTACGGGAATAACACAGTCCTACACTCTTTACGGGAATAACACAGTCCTTCACTCTTTACGGGAATAACACAGTCCTTCACTCTTTACGGGAATAACACAGTCCTTCACTCTTTACGGGAATAACACAGTCCTTCACTCTTTACGGGAATAACACAGTCCTTCACTCTTTACGGGAATAACACAGTCCTTCACTCTTTACGGGAATAACACATACATTTAAACAGTCCTTCACTCTTTACGGGAATAACACAGTCCTTCACTCTTTACGGGAATAACACATACATTTAAATCACAGCCCTGGACACAGCTGAAAGAGGAACTTtgagagtgagtgtatgtgtgtgtgtgtgtgtgtgtgtgtgtgcctgcgaacgtgtgtgtgtgtgtgcgcgagcgtgtgtgtgcgtgcgagtgtgtgtgtgtgcatgcgagtgtgtgtgtgtgcatgcgagcgtgtgtgtgtgcatgccagacagtgtgtgtgtgcatgccagacagcgtgtgtgtgtgtgtgcatgcgagcgtgtgcgtgtgtgtgcatgcgagcGTGTGTATGGTAAATAGGGGGTAACAAAGGGAAGCGGGGGTAGTCTCCCCTCCTCAGGTTGGAGCTAGAATACTAATTGAGGGCTAGTATGGGCCCCCCTCGCAACCTTAACAAAGCCGCTTCACGCCTTCGTGTAGACCCCTAACAATACCCAGAAACCTGCACTACTTAGACCACTCCCTGtcccactagagagagagagagagagagagagagagagagaagatttgTAGGAATGACTTTTGGATCCATGGCTTCATGTatgtatctttgtgtgtgtgttgtgtgtgtgtgtattgtgtgtgtgtgtattgtgtgtgtgtgtgtgtgtgttgtgtgtgtgtgtattgtgtgtgtgtgtattgtgtgtgtgtgttgtgttaagaATGGAAGTCTCCAGGGTGTTTTTCTCTATATATTTGCTCAGAATGTCCCCCAATGTTTATCAGTGGAGCTGTTTCTCTTGACCACTGTCAAGTTAGCATTATCCAAGAACTTAGAGTTAGCATAGCATTATCTGAGAACTAAGAGTTAGCATAGCATTATCTGAGCACTAACAGTTAGCACAGCATTATCTGAGAACTAAGAGTTAGCACAGCATTATCTGAGAACTAAGAGTTAGCATAGCATTATCTGAGCACTAACAGTTAGCATAGCATCATCTGAGAACTAAGAGTTAGCATTATCTGAGAACTAAGAGTTAGCATAGCATTATCCGAGAACTAAGAGTTAGCATAGCATTATCTGAGAACTAAGAGTTAGTATAGCATTATCTGAGAACCCAGAGTTAGCATAGCATTATCTGAGAACTAAGAGTTAGCATAGCATTATCTGAGAACCCAGAGTTAGCATAGCATTATCTGAGAACCCAGAGTTAGCATAGCATTATCTGAGAACCCAGAGTTAGCATAGCATTATCTGAGAACCCAGAGTTAGCATAGCATTATCTAAGAACTAAGAGTTAGCATAGCATTATCTGAGAACCCAGAGTTAGCATAGCATTATCTGAGAACCCAGAGTTAGCATAGCATTATCTGAGAACCCAGAGTTAGCATAGCATCATCCCTGTTGGTTTTCACTGGTCTAATGtgctcttctcctccacctctccggGTATTCAAGTGGCCACCTTCCAGCATGTGACAGAGACACTGTtcaaagtgttcattgttcattgttCTTCGTCGCTCTGacatctttctcctcttctcctcccaggTATACAAATGCTCTCCGTCCAGCCGGACACCAAGCCAAAGGGCTGTGCCGGCTGCAACCGGAAGATTAAGGACCGATATCTGCTCAAGGCCCTGGATAAATACTGGCACGAGGACTGTCTCAAGTGTGCCTGCTGTGACTGCAGGCTGGGAGAGGTGGGCTCCACGCTCTATACCAAAGCCAACCTCATCCTCTGTCGGAGAGATTACCTACGGTAAGACAATACATCTGATTACCACACTGTTGTCCTGGAAACCGTGTGTTCTatccacacaccaccaccaactCCACAATTCCACTCGGCTAACTTCACATTTGTTGTTCTAGCATCTTTGGCACAACGAAGTAGAGACCTGGTTAGCTACCCTTATACGTATCCCGTTGAAGTAGAGACCTGGTTAGCTACCCTTAGATGAATCACAGTGAAGTAGAGACCTGGTTAGCTACCCTTATACGTATCCCGTTGAAGTAGAGACCTGGTTAGCTACCCTTAGATGAATCACAGTGAAGTAGAGACCTGGTTAGCTACCCTTAGATGAATCACAGTGAAGTAGAGACCTGGTTAGCTACCCTTAGATTAATCACAGTGAAGTAGAGACCTGGTTAGCTACCTTTAGATTAATCACAGTTAGGTAGAGACCTGGTTAGCTACCATTAGATTCATCCCAGTGAAGTAGAGACCTGGTTAGCTACCTTTAGATGAATCCCAGTGAAGTAGAGACCTGTTTAGCTACCTTTAGATGAATCCCAGTGAAGTAGAGACCTGGTTAGCTACCCTTATATTAATCACAGTGAAGTAGAGACCTGATTAGCTACCTTTAGATTAATCACAGTGACGTAGAGACCTGATTAGCTACCCTTAGATTAATCACAGTGAAGTAGAGACCTGGTTAGCTACCTTTAGATTAATCACATTGAAGTAGAGACCTGGTTAGCTACCTTCAGATGAATCATTTTACAGTACCTGTTTCCTTGTTGTGTTATAGATGTTAGAGGGGTTAGGGGGTGTTAAGTTAGAGGTGTAATTGGGGTTAGGGGGTGTTAAGTTAGAGTTGTAATTGGGGTTAGGGGTGCCGCTGCTATACGTTGAGGCCAGAAAAGCGGTTCTTTATAATCCTCCCAACGTTTAAATCTGCTTTCAATGACTTCCTCTTGGCTTCAATGGAGGTGTTGAAACGAGGAGGGGACTGTGTTCAGTTGAGGACCACCCTGTATTCCCGTCTCTCTGAAGGGACCCCAGCTCCAACCCAGCTGTATGCTAGAGGCCTACCTGCTGTGCTACAGCCAGCTGCCCCCCTTTAAAACCGTCAAATagagacagaggtgtgtgtgtgtgtgtgtgtgtgtgtgtgtgtgtgtgtgtgtgtgtgtgtgtgtgtgtgtgtgtgtgtgtgtgtgtgtgtgtgtgtgtgtgtgtgtgtgtgtgtgtgtgtgtgtgaaggttaaCAGTAGCTCCGGTACTGTAGTCTCTGTGTAAGGACTTTTGCtttgtgactagtctgtggtttAAAGAGAGCTGAAACAATAGCTCTGTAGCTCCtagtttaacacttctttgggatcggtgtccccgccacgggacagttgagctaacgtaggctaatgcgattagcatgaggttgagctaacgtaggctaatgcgattagcatgaggttgagctaacgtaggctaatgcgattagcatgaggttgagctaacgtaggctaatgcgattagcatgaggttgagctaacgtaggctaatgcgattagcatgaggttgagctaacgtaggctaatgccattagcatgaggttgaactaacgtaggctaatgccattagcatgaggttgtaagtaaacaagaacatttcccaggacatggacatgtctgatattggcagaaaacgTACAAATTTTTTCATCTaaatgcactgtccaatttacagtagctattactatgaaataataccatgctattgtttgaggagagtgcacaatgttgaacatgaaaggttattaataaacaaattaggcacatttgggcagtcttgatacaacatttagGTTTTTTGGGTTTGTCTCAGGACAtcatgtatgtaacatgtatagacATGGGGTTTGTCCCAGGACAtcatgtatgtaacatgtatagacATGGGGTTTGTCTCAGGACAtcatgtatgtaacatgtatagacATGGGGTTTGTCCCAGGACATCACGTATAGACATGGGGTTTGTCCCAGGACATCATGTATAGACATGGCATTTGTCTCAGGACATCATGTATAGACATGGGGTTTGTCCCAGGACAtcatgtatgtaacatgtatagacATGGGGTTTGTCCCAGGACATCATGTATAGAC from Oncorhynchus kisutch isolate 150728-3 unplaced genomic scaffold, Okis_V2 Okis09a-Okis19a_hom, whole genome shotgun sequence encodes the following:
- the LOC109885944 gene encoding LIM domain only protein 3 isoform X1; translation: MVVRAPDEGQQMQKGEKSFGIQMLSVQPDTKPKGCAGCNRKIKDRYLLKALDKYWHEDCLKCACCDCRLGEVGSTLYTKANLILCRRDYLRLFGVTGNCAACSKLIPAFEMVMRAKENVYHLDCFACQLCNQR
- the LOC109885944 gene encoding LIM domain only protein 3 isoform X2, coding for MVVRAPDEGQQMQKGEKSFGIQMLSVQPDTKPKGCAGCNRKIKDRYLLKALDKYWHEDCLKCACCDCRLGEVGSTLYTKANLILCRRDYLRLFGVTGNCAACSKLIPAFPPVSSAGCLR
- the LOC109885944 gene encoding LIM domain only protein 3 isoform X3, producing the protein MTKGIQMLSVQPDTKPKGCAGCNRKIKDRYLLKALDKYWHEDCLKCACCDCRLGEVGSTLYTKANLILCRRDYLRLFGVTGNCAACSKLIPAFEMVMRAKENVYHLDCFACQLCNQR
- the LOC109885944 gene encoding LIM domain only protein 3 isoform X4, yielding MLSVQPDTKPKGCAGCNRKIKDRYLLKALDKYWHEDCLKCACCDCRLGEVGSTLYTKANLILCRRDYLRLFGVTGNCAACSKLIPAFEMVMRAKENVYHLDCFACQLCNQR